Proteins encoded together in one Lathyrus oleraceus cultivar Zhongwan6 chromosome 5, CAAS_Psat_ZW6_1.0, whole genome shotgun sequence window:
- the LOC127088088 gene encoding cyclin-D3-1 has protein sequence MSHTFPMDTLYCSEEHWEEQDELEFEYDNVSLNNTITNSTQSLFLETDMFWDDEELKSLLSKEQQNPLHIFLQTNPVLETSRRESIDWILKVNAHYSFSPLTAVLAVNYLDRFLFSFRLQNEKPWMTQLSAVACLSLAAKVEETQVPLLLDLQVEESRYLFEAKTIKKMEILVLSTLGWKMNPATPLSFIDYTIRRLGLKDRLCWEFLNRCENVVLSVIRSDSKFMSYLPSVMATATMIHVFNSVEPSLGDEYKNQLLGILGINKEKVDECGKLMMKVWTEYEEENENRFNKRKFGSIPSSPNGVMDVSFSSENSNDSWAIATVSVSSSPEPLSKKTKTQQQFLLNSS, from the exons ATGTCTCACACTTTCCCCATGGATACCTTGTACTGCTCCGAAGAACATTGGGAGGAACAAGATGAGTTAGAATTCGAGTACGATAATGTTTCCTTAAACAACACAATAACAAACTCTACTCAATCTTTGTTCCTAGAAACCGACATGTTTTGGGACGATGAAGAACTCAAATCACTTCTCTCCAAAGAACAACAAAACCCTCTTCACATCTTTCTACAAACCAACCCTGTGTTGGAAACTTCTCGTAGAGAATCCATTGACTGGATTCTGAAAGTGAACGCTCATTACTCGTTCTCACCTCTCACCGCTGTTCTTGCTGTAAACTACCTCGATAGGTTTCTGTTCAGCTTTCGTTTACAGAATGAGAAGCCATGGATGACTCAGCTTTCCGCTGTTGCTTGTCTCTCTCTTGCTGCTAAAGTTGAAGAAACCCAAGTTCCTCTTTTACTAGATCTTCAA GTTGAGGAAAGTAGATACTTGTTTGAAGCAAAGACGATAAAAAAGATGGAGATTTTGGTTCTTTCAACACTAGGGTGGAAGATGAATCCTGCAACACCTCTCTCTTTTATAGATTATACAATAAGAAGACTTGGATTGAAAGATCGTCTTTGTTGGGAGTTTCTTAATAGATGTGAAAATGTTGTTCTCTCTGTCATTAGATCAG ATTCAAAGTTTATGAGTTATCTACCTTCTGTCATGGCAACTGCTACGATGATTCATGTTTTCAACAGTGTTGAGCCTAGTTTAGGAGATGAATACAAAAACCAGCTTCTTGGTATTCTTGGAATCAACAAA GAAAAAGTGGATGAATGTGGGAAGCTGATGATGAAAGTGTGGACAGAATATGAAGAGGAGAATGAGAATCGATTCAACAAACGTAAGTTTGGGTCAATTCCAAGTAGTCCAAATGGTGTAATGGATGTGTCATTTAGCTCTGAAAATTCCAATGATTCATGGGCTATAGCAACAGTTTCAGTATCATCTTCACCAGAGCCTTTGTCAAAGAAGACCAAAACTCAACAACAGTTTCTATTAAACTCTTCATAG